The Plectropomus leopardus isolate mb unplaced genomic scaffold, YSFRI_Pleo_2.0 unplaced_scaffold2035, whole genome shotgun sequence DNA window TGTAGAGGTGGAGATGAAGAGATGAGGAGGTGTGAAAGTGAGGAGGTGTAGAGGTGTCGAGGTGCAGGTAAAGGAGTTGTGGAGGTGCAGGTGTGGAGATGTGGAGGTGAGGAGGTGCAGGTGAGGAGGTGTGGAGATGAGGAGGTGCAGGTGAGGAggtatctatatatatatacacacacacacacacacacacacacacacatatcttcttaatttaaccaggtaaaagactcattgagattaaaatgtcttttccaagagtgacctggccaagagggcagcttaAAGGTAGAGGTGAGGAGGTGCAGATGAGGAGGTGTGGAGGTGCAGGTGAGGAGGTGTGAAGATGCAGGTGAGGAGGTGTAGAGGTGTGGAGGTGCAGGTGCAGGTGAGGAGAGGAGTAGGAGTAGCAGGAGTACCTGGACGTGGgcgcagagcagcagcagcagcagctggaggctCCGGGCGGCGGCGGCGCGGAGCAGCGGGGGGCTCATGCCGGCGGAGGGCTGCTGCGTGGCGGCTGTGGGGCTCACTGACGGTCGGTGCGACCCTCCGCTCCGGGTGTGAGCTCCTCCGGCTGGGACATGCAGAGCTGCAACTCCTCTTCCTGCAGACACCTCCACAGAGTCCAAAGTCCAGTGCTGTCTCCAAAGTCCcgtcctgtctctgtctctgtcctgtccAGGGGACCTTTTGTCTCCTATTGTCctgctctgcttcctcttcGCTCGCGCACACCGACTGACTGGAGCTGACACCGGACGGCTCTTCGGTGAACCCCGGAGGAGGCTGGGTAATATCCACCGCCGAGGGGCGGGACTCGTGCACAAACCACGCCCCTGCTGCATATTAACGAGCTGCGGTTTGTTTACCGTCGGTTCACACGGAGGTGCAGGAGTGCCTTCACACAGGGAGGCTAAAAACCCAAAACTGACATGAGAGGAGTTTAACGTCTCAGTGATAatgacagaaa harbors:
- the LOC121965521 gene encoding protein jagged-1b-like, whose product is MQQGRGLCTSPAPRRWILPSLLRGSPKSRPVSAPVSRCARAKRKQSRTIGDKRSPGQDRDRDRTGLWRQHWTLDSVEVSAGRGVAALHVPAGGAHTRSGGSHRPSVSPTAATQQPSAGMSPPLLRAAAARSLQLLLLLLCAHVQVSSASGHFELQILSMQNVNGQLLNGACCDGPRDSTDRQCTADECDTYFRVCLKEYQLKVSSAGPCSFGAAATPVLGRNTFSLRNANSDKARMVLPFSFAWP